Proteins encoded together in one Papaver somniferum cultivar HN1 unplaced genomic scaffold, ASM357369v1 unplaced-scaffold_117, whole genome shotgun sequence window:
- the LOC113330156 gene encoding 25.3 kDa vesicle transport protein, whose amino-acid sequence MVKLTLIARVTDGLPLAEGLDDGRDLKDAEFYKQQAKALFKNLSKGHNEASRMSIETGPFVFHYIIEGRVCYLTMCDRAYPKKLAFQYLEDLKSEFEKVNGNQIETAARPYAFIKFDTFIQKTKKLYLDTRTQRNIAKLNDELYEVHQIMTRNVQEVLGVGEKLDQVSQMSSRLTSESRIYADKARDLNRQALIRKWAPVAIVLGVVFLLFWVRKKLW is encoded by the exons ATGGTGAAACTGACACTGATTGCTCGTGTTACTGATGGTCTTCCGTTAGCAGAAGGATTAGATGATGGCCGTGATCTCAAAGATGCTGAGTTTTACAAGCAACAGGCTAAGGCCTTGTTCAAGAACTTGTCCAAAGGGCATAACGAAGCTTCAAGAATGTCTATTGAAACTGGTCCATTTGTTTTTCA CTATATCATAGAAGGTCGGGTGTGTTACTTAACAATGTGCGATCGTGCTTATCCAAAGAAACTCGCCTTTCAATACCTTGAGGACCTCAAAAGTGAATTTGAAAAAGTTAATGGGAATCAAATTGAAACTGCTGCCAGACCCTATGCCTTCATTAAATTTG ATACATTTATTCAGAAGACTAAGAAGCTGTACTTGGATACCCGTACTCAGAGAAACATTGCAAAACTGAATGACGAACTTTATGAAGTCCACCAGATAATGACACGTAATGTTCAAGAAGTTCTTGGTGTTGGTGAAAAATTGGACC AGGTCAGTCAAATGTCGAGCCGGTTGACATCTGAATCTCGTATCTATGCTGACAAAGCCAGAGATTTAAATCGACAG GCTTTGATACGTAAATGGGCCCCTGTGGCTATTGTACTTGGagttgtcttcctcctcttctggGTCAGAAAGAAACTCTGGTGA
- the LOC113330198 gene encoding probable leucine-rich repeat receptor-like protein kinase At1g35710, whose amino-acid sequence MKKLYHLITASLVLYLSITISVTTAMLDPVDFLALQAIRKSLNDLPGSNFFSSWDFTSDPCNFNGVYCVSDRVIALNLGDPTAGSPGLTGHIHPYIGKLSSLIELSIVPGRIIGTLPDTLNQLKNLRFLAISKNFISGDLHYSITELKNLRTIDLSYNQLTGSIPRRIGTFRSLNNLILCHNHLSGSIPPFFTQSLTRLDLKHNKLTGYLLRWSFPSTLQYLSLSGNHLTGPVNRLLTRLNRLNYLDLSMNQFTGRIPANLFTFPISDLQLQRNMFTGNLQPLNQVMIGTIDISHNKFYGEIPPLFSSVQKLYMNHNKFTGKVPESMVANLMSANIQILYLQHNYLSGIQINPMAEIPLSSSVCLQYNCMVPPTHTTCPASAGTESTRPADQCGSGWKGKQN is encoded by the coding sequence ATGAAGAAACTATATCACTTAATCACTGCTTCATTGGTACTCTATCTTTCCATTACAATTTCAGTAACAACAGCAATGTTAGATCCAGTAGACTTCTTAGCATTACAAGCAATTCGAAAATCTTTAAACGATTTACCAGGTTCTAATTTCTTCTCATCATGGGATTTCACTTCTGATCCATGTAATTTCAACGGTGTTTACTGTGTTTCCGATAGGGTTATCGCGTTGAACCTTGGTGATCCTACAGCTGGTTCACCAGGTTTAACTGGTCATATACATCCATATATTGGTAAATTGTCATCTCTGATTGAGCTCTCCATCGTCCCCGGTCGGATCATAGGTACACTTCCGGACACTCTTAATCAGCTCAAGAATTTAAGATTTCTGGCTATCAGTAAAAACTTCATTTCCGGTGATCTTCATTATTCAATCACAGAACTGAAGAATTTAAGAACTATTGATTTGAGTTATAATCAATTAACAGGTTCGATTCCGAGAAGAATCGGTACATTCCGGTCACTGAATAATCTCATACTCTGTCATAATCATCTCTCCGGTTCTATTCCACCGTTTTTTACACAATCATTGACTCGGCTTGATCTTAAACATAATAAGCTAACTGGTTATTTGCTCCGGTGGTCTTTTCCTTCTACATTGCAGTATCTTTCTTTATCCGGAAACCATCTGACTGGACCGGTTAACCGGTTGTTAACTCGTTTGAACCGGTTGAATTATCTTGACCTGAGTATGAATCAGTTTACGGGGAGAATTCCGGCGAATTTGTTTACATTTCCGATTTCGGATCTTCAGTTGCAGAGGAATATGTTCACAGGTAATTTACAACCGTTGAATCAAGTGATGATTGGAACGATTGATATAAGTCATAACAAATTCTACGGTGAGATTCCGCCGTTGTTTTCATCGGTACAGAAGTTGTATATGAACCACAATAAGTTTACAGGGAAAGTTCCAGAGAGTATGGTGGCGAATTTAATGAGCGCAAATATACAGATATTGTACTTACAGCATAATTATTTGAGTGGGATACAGATAAATCCAATGGCTGAGATTCCACTGAGTAGTTCAGTGTGTTTACAGTATAACTGCATGGTACCGCCTACACATACCACATGTCCAGCTAGTGCTGGAACGGAGAGCACAAGACCGGCTGATCAGTGTGGAAGTGGATGGAAAGGCAAGCAAAATTGA
- the LOC113329872 gene encoding leucine--tRNA ligase, cytoplasmic-like, whose translation MKEYELSDAEISKFQDPSHWLMHFPPLAKEDLKAFGLGCDWRRSFITTDMNPYYDSFVRWQIRKLKEMGKIVKDLRYAIYSPLDGQPCADHDRASGEGVLPQEYTLIKMEVVSPFPAKMRALEGKKVFLAAATLRPETMYGQTNAWVLPQGNYGAYEINETDVFVVTERAALNLAYQNLSRVPQRPTCLLELIGTDLIGLPLRSPLSVYEIIYTLPMMNVLTDKGTGIVTSVPSDSPDDYMAMHDLKTKKALRDKFGVEEEWILPVVPINSQNEKDKLAEAKRLTYLKGFTEGTMLFGEFAGVKFQDPSKLLGNNQAVIYNEPEKKVMSRSGDECFVALTDQWYITYGEEEWRKMAEECLSEMKLYHKETQWVSQNFELVE comes from the exons ATGAAAGAGTATGAACTCTCAGATGCTGAAATATCGAAGTTCCAAGATCCATCTCACTGGCTCATGCATTTCCCTCCTCTTGCTAAAGAAGACCTTAAGGCATTTGGCTTGGGTTGCGATTGGCGGCGGTCCTTCATCACAACAGATATGAATCCATACTACGATTCGTTTGTCAGGTGGCAGATCAGGAAATTGAAGGAGATGGGGAAGATTGTGAAGGATTTGAGATACGCCATCTACTCTCCATTAGACGGACAACCATGCGCAGATCATGATAGAGCATCAGGTGAAGGTGTGTTGCCGCAGGAGTATACGCTGATTAAAATGGAGGTTGTTTCACCTTTCCCTGCTAAAATGAGAGCTTTGGAAGGAAAGAAAGTGTTCTTAGCTGCTGCCACATTGAGACCTGAGACCATGTATGGGCAAACAAATGCTTGGGTTTTGCCTCAAGGTAATTATGGAGCGTATGAAATCAACGAGACTGATGTGTTTGTCGTCACCGAGAGGGCTGCACTAAACCTTGCATATCAGAATCTTTCTAGAGTTCCACAGAGGCCGACTTGCTTGCTTGAGCTCATTGGTACAGATTTGATCGGTTTGCCCCTACGCTCCCCTCTATCTGTTTATGAGATCATATATACACTTCCAATGATGAACGTCCTAACTGATAAGGGTACTGGGATAGTCACCAGTGTCCCAAGTGATTCTCCTGATGATTATATGGCTATGCatgatttgaaaacaaaaaaagctCTGAGAGACAAATTCGGTGTGGAGGAAGAGTGGATATTGCCGGTTGTACCT ATTAATAGCCAGAATGAGAAAGACAAGCTTGCTGAAGCAAAGAGGTTGACTTATTTAAAAGGGTTCACCGAAGGAACAATGCTTTTTGGAGAATTTGCTGGTGTGAAGTTCCAGGACCCGAGCAAGCTTTTAGGAAATAACCAGGCGGTTATTTACAATGAACCGGAGAAGAAAGTTATGTCCAGATCAGGTGATGAGTGTTTTGTGGCACTTACAGACCAATGGTACATTACATATGGGGAAGAAGAATGGAGAAAAATGGCTGAGGAATGTTTGTCCGAAATGAAACTCTACCATAAAGAGACACAATGGGTTTCGCAAAACTTTGAGCTGGTTGAATAA